One Maribacter cobaltidurans genomic window carries:
- a CDS encoding hybrid sensor histidine kinase/response regulator transcription factor: protein MDIGDIFGRYTWGILYVLCLFQPLSAQESTYSFEDLEEPITQRAVSTIVQDQKGLIWIGTYGVGLNKYNGSDIVAYKQEFDNPNSLNSSLVHTSYIDSANQLWIGTEVGLNIYQSKYDNFKQVSFYNEGILLNTVVVNAIVEVANDKLLIGSIANGLFEVDVETLKGKSVSIGNHVSVPIMINCMVRHGSGKIFIGSNKGLFEYDNGQIKKVIFKDEVLTSNSDVNVESLLIDTDGSLWMGTHSKGLMKVVTTFPNQNSLHVYEITTERILTMVQAPDGNILCGTENDGLFVVSKEGDLVKNYRYDKFDLNSIKSNSVWSLFVDRQERIWIGYYNKGVGVYDRYYDKFKDIQSLPNVQNSLQSSSVTGIIKDLKNRLWIGMDGGGIDVYDLDTKKIVHLLEPDNGIANGLGADDVQTLFLDSQDNLWVGTWNSGIFFLPKNKKVFQHFHMENTNNGLKSNRVMSFSEDVNGKIWIGTFSNGLHYYDYQKRSFGFVDDKLFTDLKTNRAEIRKILVDHKNEIWVATTSGLFKRPANSSSTFSKVVLKTTLEEENSLKTSIDVIVSLYEDKNQNVWIGTDGAGVWRYTTKDDSIKWFNKEHGLQQETIATIIESDDGRLWMAGNKGLSCFDKSRNQITNYDTYDGLLTNDFNFNAAYKDTDGTLYFGNYKGVNIVEPANIPINKKKPEVYFTDFKIYNKSVDIHQKDSPLQQVISETDQVTLNHRQGVFTIEFMGINFTRPEKNQYAYYMEGLEDTWNYVGNTRSATYTNLSPGEYVFKVKAANNDGIWNDEVTTLELNILAPWWKTHMAIACYLVIIILFSSWLYRLLKERIREKRLVQLERAKRIQEEELNDRKIQFFTNISHEFRTPLTLILNPLNDIMSNSSYELPKAVHDKHNIVYKNATRLKRLIDELMDFRKLQLNKFSIKVSEIDAHSFVKEITNHFKEEAILKNIAMLLEYEKLPISLWSDPGLLEKIIFNILSNAFKVTPENGTITIGVTQCSNDVVFSLIDEKNSLPAVEIYIEDTGSGINQEEVKKIFDRFYQVKNMNSQYYGGTGIGLEVVKNFVDLLKGEIIVESEVSVGTKFRIFLPLGNDHFNTDEMFVKQNNVSFLPEQNSIQTEISPDLENDLKRTLLIVEDNTELRSYLKYELSFEYNILEASNGLQGLEIATKKSPDLIITDVVMPELDGVEFSRALKSNLGTSHIPIIMLTAKIMGDDKIKGVNAGADVYLTKPFDMGLLNSYLKRLIENRQVYINKNLNDPNKLSLLEKTTDMDKSFMQKVLDHLNKNIDKSDLNVEHLADDMHLSRSQLYRKIKAMTGLTPNELIRKVRLEKAKKMIENGSESIAEVGFKVGFSSPSYFSRCFKSEFGVLPTELKTK from the coding sequence ATGGACATTGGAGACATATTTGGCAGGTATACCTGGGGCATTCTATATGTCTTATGTCTATTTCAACCATTATCCGCACAGGAAAGCACCTATTCTTTTGAAGATTTAGAAGAACCCATAACCCAGCGTGCCGTTTCAACCATAGTACAAGATCAAAAAGGCCTAATTTGGATAGGCACCTACGGCGTAGGACTTAACAAATATAACGGTAGTGATATCGTTGCCTACAAACAGGAATTTGACAATCCTAACTCTTTGAACAGTTCCTTGGTACATACGTCATACATTGACAGTGCAAACCAACTATGGATAGGTACCGAGGTAGGTCTAAATATCTACCAAAGCAAATATGATAACTTCAAACAGGTTTCTTTTTATAATGAGGGAATACTACTCAATACCGTAGTCGTCAACGCCATTGTTGAGGTAGCTAACGACAAATTATTAATAGGTTCCATCGCCAATGGGTTATTTGAGGTAGATGTAGAGACTTTAAAAGGAAAATCGGTATCAATCGGTAACCATGTTTCCGTACCCATAATGATCAATTGTATGGTTCGTCATGGCTCGGGGAAAATTTTTATTGGCTCCAATAAGGGCCTCTTTGAATATGATAATGGGCAAATAAAAAAAGTCATTTTTAAGGATGAAGTCCTTACTTCGAATTCAGATGTTAATGTGGAATCATTGTTAATTGATACCGATGGCTCACTTTGGATGGGCACCCATTCTAAAGGGTTGATGAAAGTAGTAACAACATTCCCAAATCAAAATTCGCTACATGTCTATGAAATTACCACAGAACGCATATTGACAATGGTGCAAGCCCCGGATGGCAATATCCTCTGTGGTACTGAAAATGACGGTTTATTTGTTGTTTCCAAAGAAGGTGATCTGGTCAAAAACTATCGATATGATAAATTTGACTTGAACAGTATAAAATCTAATTCGGTCTGGTCCCTATTTGTAGATCGACAAGAACGTATTTGGATTGGGTATTACAACAAGGGTGTAGGTGTTTACGATCGATATTATGATAAATTCAAGGACATACAAAGCCTCCCGAATGTTCAAAATTCCTTACAATCTTCCTCTGTTACAGGAATCATCAAGGATTTAAAAAATAGGCTTTGGATCGGCATGGACGGTGGAGGTATCGATGTTTATGATTTGGATACCAAAAAAATTGTGCACTTATTGGAACCCGATAATGGCATCGCCAACGGATTAGGAGCAGATGATGTCCAAACCCTGTTTTTGGATAGCCAGGATAACTTATGGGTAGGTACTTGGAATTCGGGTATATTTTTTCTGCCAAAAAATAAAAAGGTTTTCCAACATTTTCATATGGAAAATACCAACAATGGCCTGAAATCAAACAGGGTCATGAGTTTTTCCGAAGATGTTAACGGTAAAATTTGGATCGGCACCTTTTCCAACGGACTTCATTATTACGATTACCAAAAACGCTCCTTTGGTTTCGTGGACGATAAGTTGTTTACCGATTTGAAAACCAACCGGGCAGAAATAAGAAAAATTCTGGTGGATCACAAAAACGAGATTTGGGTTGCCACAACCAGTGGTCTTTTTAAAAGACCTGCAAATTCCAGCTCAACATTTAGCAAAGTTGTATTAAAAACTACTTTGGAAGAGGAAAATTCCCTGAAAACCAGCATAGATGTAATCGTCTCACTGTACGAGGATAAAAACCAAAATGTATGGATAGGTACAGATGGTGCCGGTGTTTGGCGTTATACGACCAAGGACGATTCCATTAAATGGTTCAACAAAGAACATGGTCTTCAACAGGAGACAATCGCCACCATAATAGAATCAGATGATGGAAGACTATGGATGGCCGGAAACAAAGGTCTATCGTGCTTTGACAAATCAAGGAACCAAATTACCAACTATGATACGTATGATGGTCTACTTACAAATGATTTCAATTTCAATGCTGCCTATAAGGATACTGATGGTACTTTATATTTTGGGAATTACAAAGGAGTAAATATTGTTGAACCTGCCAATATTCCGATAAACAAAAAAAAACCGGAAGTTTACTTTACCGATTTTAAAATTTACAACAAATCAGTAGATATCCATCAGAAGGATTCGCCACTTCAACAAGTTATTTCCGAAACAGATCAGGTCACGTTAAACCATCGTCAGGGGGTCTTTACCATTGAATTTATGGGCATAAATTTCACTAGGCCCGAAAAAAACCAATATGCCTATTATATGGAAGGCTTGGAAGACACATGGAACTATGTTGGCAATACCAGAAGTGCAACATACACCAATCTTTCACCTGGGGAATATGTTTTCAAGGTAAAAGCCGCCAATAATGATGGTATATGGAACGATGAAGTGACAACTTTAGAACTAAATATTTTGGCTCCTTGGTGGAAAACCCACATGGCCATTGCCTGTTATTTGGTAATTATTATTCTGTTTTCATCTTGGCTGTATCGACTACTAAAGGAACGCATTCGTGAAAAGCGCCTCGTACAGCTTGAACGTGCTAAACGCATTCAAGAAGAAGAACTTAATGACAGAAAAATACAGTTCTTCACGAACATTTCTCATGAGTTCCGAACCCCGCTGACGCTCATTTTAAATCCGTTGAACGATATTATGTCGAATTCTTCTTATGAACTTCCCAAGGCAGTGCATGACAAACACAATATTGTTTATAAAAATGCCACCAGGCTAAAAAGACTAATTGATGAATTGATGGACTTTAGAAAACTTCAATTGAATAAATTTTCAATCAAAGTTTCCGAAATAGATGCTCATTCCTTCGTAAAGGAAATTACGAATCATTTTAAAGAGGAGGCCATATTAAAAAATATCGCCATGCTACTAGAATATGAAAAGTTGCCCATAAGTCTTTGGAGCGACCCAGGGCTGTTGGAAAAGATAATTTTTAATATTCTTTCAAATGCCTTTAAGGTAACACCTGAAAATGGCACTATTACTATAGGTGTAACTCAATGCAGCAACGACGTTGTTTTTTCTTTGATCGATGAAAAAAATTCATTACCCGCTGTTGAAATTTATATTGAGGATACGGGCAGTGGGATTAACCAAGAAGAAGTAAAAAAGATATTTGACCGGTTTTATCAAGTGAAAAATATGAACAGCCAATATTATGGCGGTACAGGTATTGGACTTGAAGTAGTCAAAAATTTTGTTGATTTACTAAAGGGTGAAATAATAGTGGAAAGTGAAGTGTCCGTGGGCACAAAGTTCAGGATTTTTCTTCCGTTGGGGAATGACCACTTCAACACCGATGAAATGTTTGTAAAACAAAATAATGTAAGTTTTTTGCCAGAACAAAATTCAATCCAAACTGAAATTTCACCGGACCTTGAAAACGATTTAAAAAGGACCTTACTTATCGTTGAGGACAATACTGAATTGCGCTCCTATTTAAAGTATGAGCTCTCTTTTGAATATAATATATTGGAAGCTTCCAATGGCCTACAAGGATTGGAAATAGCAACCAAAAAATCACCAGACCTAATTATAACCGATGTGGTGATGCCTGAATTGGATGGCGTTGAATTTAGTCGAGCCCTTAAAAGTAATCTCGGTACAAGCCATATTCCCATAATCATGCTTACCGCTAAGATCATGGGTGACGATAAGATAAAAGGTGTTAATGCGGGTGCAGATGTTTACTTGACCAAACCCTTTGATATGGGGCTATTAAACTCATATCTAAAAAGGTTGATTGAAAACCGTCAAGTTTATATCAATAAAAATTTGAACGACCCTAATAAGTTAAGCCTTTTGGAAAAAACTACGGATATGGACAAATCTTTCATGCAGAAAGTATTGGACCATCTCAACAAAAATATTGACAAGAGTGACCTGAACGTGGAGCACTTGGCAGACGACATGCATCTGAGCAGAAGCCAATTGTATAGAAAAATAAAGGCCATGACCGGTTTGACCCCTAATGAGTTGATACGAAAGGTAAGATTGGAAAAAGCCAAGAAAATGATTGAAAATGGTAGCGAATCAATTGCCGAAGTTGGCTTCAAGGTTGGGTTTTCATCCCCTTCTTATTTTAGCCGTTGTTTTAAATCCGAATTTGGTGTTTTACCCACAGAACTAAAAACAAAATAG
- a CDS encoding endo-1,4-beta-xylanase — MKVTLKHEQLVIRLGKSKKLRINRNPINVSLLIICNLIILSCSDAPKKSIPSTECLKDTFSKDFYIGVALNGRIIDQADSLSLNVVKKEFNSITAENIMKSMIIHPQRDSFNFEMADKFVALGEKYDMFIHGHTLIWHSQLSPWFSTIEDSLEFSTATEKHIKDLAQHFKGKVDSWDVVNEALNEDGTLRKSIFLEKMGEDYLTSVFKWTAEVDPKADLYYNDYNMTNPEKRQGAIRMVKKIKEQGGKVDGIGMQGHWHLNSPSLEEIEQSILDYSALGVKVAITELDVSVLPNPWDLEGAEISQNFENNEGMNPYSNGLPDSVQVQLANRYKDIFNIFLKHKDKISRVTFWGLSDGQSWLNGFPIRGRTNYPLLFDRDLKPKAAYDSIIALKKRFDQQPLAN, encoded by the coding sequence ATGAAAGTCACGTTAAAACATGAACAGCTAGTTATTCGGTTGGGAAAGTCTAAAAAACTTCGTATCAATCGCAATCCAATCAATGTTTCATTACTTATTATTTGCAACCTTATTATTCTTAGTTGCTCTGATGCTCCCAAAAAAAGCATTCCCAGTACCGAGTGTCTAAAGGACACTTTTAGCAAAGATTTCTATATAGGTGTTGCATTAAACGGCCGTATAATAGACCAAGCGGACAGCCTTTCGCTTAACGTTGTCAAAAAGGAATTCAATAGCATTACGGCAGAAAACATAATGAAATCGATGATCATTCACCCGCAACGCGACAGTTTCAACTTCGAAATGGCGGATAAATTTGTGGCATTAGGTGAAAAGTATGATATGTTCATCCATGGTCATACATTGATTTGGCACAGCCAATTATCCCCTTGGTTCAGTACTATCGAGGATAGCTTGGAGTTCTCAACCGCTACAGAAAAACATATAAAGGACCTAGCTCAACATTTTAAGGGAAAAGTAGATTCATGGGATGTGGTTAATGAGGCCCTGAATGAAGATGGTACGCTTAGAAAATCAATATTTCTAGAAAAAATGGGCGAGGATTATTTGACCTCGGTATTTAAATGGACCGCAGAGGTGGATCCAAAGGCAGACCTATATTATAATGATTACAATATGACCAATCCAGAAAAAAGACAGGGTGCCATTAGAATGGTGAAAAAAATAAAAGAGCAGGGAGGAAAAGTGGACGGCATAGGTATGCAGGGCCACTGGCATTTAAATTCACCCTCTTTGGAAGAAATTGAGCAAAGTATTTTGGATTATTCGGCTCTAGGTGTCAAGGTCGCCATTACGGAATTGGATGTAAGTGTTTTGCCCAACCCATGGGATTTGGAGGGCGCCGAAATTAGTCAAAACTTTGAAAACAATGAAGGTATGAATCCCTACAGCAATGGCCTTCCTGATTCAGTACAAGTACAGTTGGCAAACAGATATAAGGATATTTTCAATATTTTTTTAAAACACAAAGACAAAATAAGCAGGGTTACCTTTTGGGGTCTCAGTGATGGTCAATCATGGTTGAATGGCTTTCCTATTAGGGGCAGGACCAACTACCCACTGCTTTTTGACAGGGATTTAAAGCCAAAAGCGGCCTATGACAGCATAATTGCCTTAAAAAAAAGATTTGACCAACAACCTTTAGCCAATTAA
- a CDS encoding MFS transporter → MTKESHQLSVREKIGYSLGDLSANLVFQTLVTYLAYFYTDIYGLETDDASVIIFVVGIVSAFAFNPIVGALADRTRSKWGKFRPWILFTSVPLGIVALLAFSTPNFDYPGKVAYAAITYTLLLLLYAANNLPYAALSGVITGSMKERNSISSYRFVAVMFAQFFVQVFMLPIIMYAGDGNKAEGIETVMTYLAIIGTIMLLITFFTTKERVVPTPEQKSSLKEDLGDLMKNRPWIIMLVLTTLVFITLAMKGGSYVYYFENYVDAASLDQFIRPLLNGLTNIGVDFFGDDPTSAGFGLFNAGGIIFMIVGISLSKGLADRFGKRDVFGAALFVSTIFIAIFYFFAPTSVGLMFFSQILHGFFYGITIPLLWAMIADVADYSEWRNNRRATAIIFSAMMIGLKLGLTIGSSLVTWILGLYDYIPKKFATTDTIVQPDSAIEGTRMLVSIYPSIAFFTAIALLFLYEINKKMETQIENDLITRRENK, encoded by the coding sequence ATGACCAAAGAATCACATCAATTATCCGTAAGGGAAAAAATTGGATATAGTCTTGGTGACCTTTCAGCCAATCTCGTTTTCCAAACTTTAGTAACCTATCTGGCCTATTTCTATACGGATATTTATGGATTGGAAACGGACGATGCATCGGTAATTATCTTTGTGGTAGGTATTGTATCTGCCTTTGCCTTCAATCCAATTGTAGGAGCTCTTGCCGATAGAACCAGAAGCAAATGGGGTAAATTCAGACCTTGGATTTTATTTACTTCGGTTCCATTGGGCATCGTCGCCCTTTTGGCATTCAGCACGCCCAATTTTGATTACCCGGGTAAGGTTGCCTATGCGGCAATTACCTATACCTTATTGTTGTTGCTATATGCTGCAAATAACCTGCCTTATGCTGCATTGAGTGGCGTAATTACCGGTAGTATGAAGGAACGCAACAGCATTTCCTCATATAGGTTCGTTGCGGTAATGTTTGCACAGTTTTTTGTACAGGTTTTTATGCTCCCTATTATCATGTACGCTGGAGATGGCAACAAGGCGGAAGGTATCGAGACCGTTATGACCTATTTGGCCATAATAGGGACCATAATGCTTTTAATTACTTTCTTTACTACCAAAGAAAGGGTTGTGCCTACTCCGGAACAAAAATCAAGTTTGAAAGAGGATTTAGGCGATTTAATGAAGAACAGACCTTGGATAATAATGCTTGTACTAACAACACTCGTTTTTATTACGCTAGCCATGAAGGGAGGTTCTTACGTTTACTATTTTGAAAACTACGTAGATGCTGCTAGTTTGGATCAATTTATTCGTCCGCTTTTGAATGGTCTAACCAATATTGGGGTCGACTTTTTTGGAGATGATCCAACTTCTGCCGGTTTTGGATTGTTCAACGCAGGGGGAATCATATTTATGATTGTCGGCATATCCCTTTCAAAGGGCTTAGCGGACAGATTTGGCAAGCGGGACGTATTTGGAGCGGCGCTGTTCGTATCCACCATATTTATAGCCATTTTCTATTTCTTCGCCCCTACATCGGTAGGATTAATGTTCTTTTCACAAATCCTACATGGATTCTTTTATGGGATTACCATACCTCTATTGTGGGCCATGATTGCGGATGTGGCCGATTATTCAGAATGGAGAAACAATAGAAGGGCTACCGCCATAATATTTTCTGCCATGATGATCGGATTAAAATTAGGACTTACTATTGGAAGTTCCTTGGTAACATGGATATTGGGTCTATACGACTACATACCAAAGAAATTTGCCACGACCGATACCATTGTGCAGCCAGACAGCGCAATTGAAGGTACTAGAATGCTGGTGAGTATATATCCATCCATTGCATTTTTTACAGCCATAGCACTGCTGTTTCTTTATGAAATAAACAAAAAAATGGAAACGCAGATTGAAAACGATTTAATCACAAGAAGAGAAAATAAATAG
- a CDS encoding glycoside hydrolase family 43 protein has translation MPEESIEHIDFDELNKKAISQPLVTHIYTADPSAHYFDGKIYIYPSHDVDAGEAFDDLGSHFAMEDYHVISMDTVDSEAVDHGVALHVKDVPWAERQMWAPDAAVKNGKYYLYFPAKAYDGIFRIGVAVSDTPTGPFIPEKEAIKGSFSIDPAVFEDEDGSHYMYFGGLWGGQLQRWRTGTFNADEPESPVAHLPADHEPALLPWVAKMADDMLQFSEKPKEISILDEKGNLLLAGDNERRFFEAAWLHKYKGTYYFSYSTGDTHFICYATGDSPYGPFTYRGRILEPVVGWTSHHSICEIKGKWYLFYHDSSLSKGATHLRSIKMTVIEHQADGSITTIKPYMD, from the coding sequence ATGCCAGAAGAAAGTATTGAACATATCGATTTTGATGAATTGAACAAAAAGGCCATCTCACAACCTTTGGTCACCCATATATATACCGCCGATCCATCTGCACATTATTTCGATGGTAAAATATATATTTATCCCTCCCATGATGTGGATGCGGGAGAGGCATTCGACGATTTGGGAAGCCATTTTGCAATGGAAGATTACCATGTTATCAGTATGGATACGGTAGATAGTGAAGCTGTAGATCATGGCGTGGCCCTTCATGTTAAGGATGTTCCATGGGCAGAGAGACAGATGTGGGCTCCTGATGCAGCGGTTAAGAACGGGAAGTACTATTTGTACTTTCCTGCCAAAGCGTATGATGGTATATTTCGAATAGGGGTTGCCGTGAGTGATACCCCAACCGGACCTTTCATTCCTGAAAAAGAGGCAATTAAGGGAAGTTTCTCTATTGATCCAGCGGTTTTTGAGGATGAAGACGGTAGCCACTACATGTACTTTGGAGGTTTGTGGGGCGGACAACTACAACGCTGGCGAACCGGTACTTTTAATGCTGATGAGCCGGAAAGTCCAGTTGCCCACTTACCGGCAGATCATGAACCGGCCCTATTGCCATGGGTCGCCAAAATGGCCGATGACATGTTGCAGTTTTCTGAAAAACCCAAAGAAATTTCCATACTGGACGAAAAGGGCAATTTACTTTTAGCGGGAGATAACGAACGTAGGTTTTTTGAAGCGGCTTGGTTGCACAAGTATAAGGGCACCTATTATTTCTCCTATTCCACTGGAGACACCCACTTTATCTGCTATGCTACTGGAGATTCACCGTATGGCCCTTTTACCTATCGTGGGCGTATTTTAGAACCCGTAGTGGGTTGGACCTCGCATCATTCCATTTGTGAAATTAAAGGGAAATGGTATTTGTTCTATCACGATTCCTCCTTGTCCAAAGGGGCAACGCATTTAAGGTCGATTAAAATGACCGTAATCGAACATCAAGCTGACGGTAGTATAACCACCATAAAGCCGTATATGGACTAG
- a CDS encoding sialate O-acetylesterase, which produces MNYKIHHLILLCFAIIGLKCHAQVSLPQILRDSMVLQRNSPIKIWGWATKGEHIKVSFNGKIRNTITASDGSWNVEFPKMKAGGPYTLKINARNEIELKDILIGDVWLCAGQSNMVHQLNIHDVTYADEIAIANYPEIRHFKIPTQTSLIGPEQNFQGGEWQVATKDEIRNFSAVAYFFAKKIYERYGIPIGLINASVGGTPIEAWTSTEGFENFPEILAVVNKNKDTAYVNSRIAANSVVDNGILEPTDEGLNGRIPWYAPNFEPKDWRRINIPGYWEDQGIRNLNGVVWYRKEIKLPKSMAGKASRIFLGRIVDADMLYINGHQIGKTTYQYPQRRYSVPENILKSGKNVFVIKVTNYNGKGGFVPDKPYYLFNETDTVDLKGYWEYKVGEVFKPQEQSTAATRPINAQNEPTALFNAMVAPYTQLSLKGILWYQGESNSRNPEKYDDLLRTLIIDWRTKFNEPNLPFIYAQLPNFMEVNYLPEESDWAKLRQSQLAALSIPNTAMTVNIDLGEWNDIHPDNKKDVGERLALAALKLAYDENIVYSGPIYKDYEITNGKITISFDHIGSGLVSNDGKPLSEFAIAGGDRNFVWAKARIVNDKIVVWNDKIKDPKYVRYAWADNPDNPNLYNKEGLPASPFQTIH; this is translated from the coding sequence GTGAACTACAAAATACACCATCTAATACTTCTATGCTTCGCTATAATAGGATTAAAATGCCATGCGCAGGTTTCCCTGCCCCAAATATTACGTGACAGCATGGTGTTGCAGCGAAATTCACCCATAAAAATTTGGGGGTGGGCGACGAAAGGAGAACATATAAAAGTATCTTTCAATGGAAAAATACGGAATACCATTACGGCTTCCGATGGAAGTTGGAACGTTGAGTTCCCCAAAATGAAGGCAGGAGGACCTTATACACTTAAAATTAACGCTAGAAACGAAATCGAGTTAAAAGACATTTTAATTGGAGACGTATGGTTATGTGCCGGGCAATCCAATATGGTACATCAACTCAATATTCACGATGTTACCTATGCAGATGAAATTGCCATTGCCAACTATCCGGAAATTCGACATTTTAAGATTCCCACCCAAACAAGTCTAATTGGCCCTGAACAGAATTTTCAAGGAGGGGAATGGCAAGTTGCCACAAAGGATGAAATTAGAAACTTTTCTGCGGTGGCCTATTTTTTTGCAAAAAAAATCTATGAACGATATGGAATTCCTATAGGATTGATAAATGCCAGTGTTGGCGGAACCCCAATTGAAGCTTGGACGAGTACAGAGGGTTTCGAAAATTTTCCCGAAATATTGGCAGTCGTCAATAAAAATAAGGATACCGCCTATGTCAATAGTCGTATTGCAGCAAACAGCGTTGTAGACAATGGTATTCTTGAGCCTACCGATGAGGGTTTAAATGGTCGCATCCCATGGTATGCACCCAATTTTGAGCCCAAGGATTGGAGAAGAATCAACATACCTGGGTATTGGGAAGATCAGGGTATACGAAACTTAAATGGAGTAGTATGGTACCGTAAGGAAATTAAGCTGCCCAAATCGATGGCGGGAAAAGCCTCCCGCATTTTTTTAGGTAGAATAGTTGATGCCGATATGTTGTATATCAATGGCCATCAAATAGGGAAAACCACCTATCAGTATCCACAACGACGTTATTCTGTTCCAGAAAATATTTTAAAATCGGGCAAAAACGTCTTTGTTATAAAAGTGACCAATTATAATGGAAAGGGTGGGTTTGTTCCTGATAAGCCCTATTATCTTTTTAACGAAACGGACACCGTCGATTTAAAAGGGTATTGGGAGTATAAAGTAGGCGAAGTTTTTAAACCACAAGAACAGTCAACTGCAGCAACCAGACCTATAAATGCCCAAAACGAACCTACGGCACTGTTTAACGCTATGGTGGCGCCGTACACCCAGCTTTCCTTAAAGGGAATACTTTGGTACCAAGGGGAAAGTAATTCCCGTAATCCAGAAAAATACGATGATTTGCTGCGCACTTTAATAATAGATTGGCGCACCAAATTTAATGAACCCAATCTACCTTTCATCTATGCACAGTTACCCAATTTTATGGAAGTGAACTATCTACCCGAAGAAAGTGATTGGGCCAAACTTAGACAATCACAGTTGGCTGCATTGTCTATTCCAAATACGGCCATGACCGTAAATATAGATTTGGGGGAATGGAACGATATTCACCCAGATAACAAAAAAGACGTTGGCGAACGCCTGGCCCTTGCCGCCTTGAAATTGGCTTATGATGAAAACATCGTTTATTCAGGTCCCATTTATAAAGACTACGAGATTACAAACGGTAAAATTACCATATCCTTTGATCACATTGGAAGCGGTCTTGTTTCTAACGATGGAAAACCGCTTAGCGAATTTGCCATTGCGGGTGGAGATAGAAATTTTGTTTGGGCCAAAGCAAGGATAGTAAACGATAAAATCGTTGTTTGGAACGATAAAATTAAGGACCCCAAATATGTCCGATATGCATGGGCGGATAATCCCGACAATCCAAACCTATATAACAAAGAGGGTTTGCCCGCCTCCCCTTTTCAAACTATACACTAA